TCGAACGACTCGTGCACCACCGGCGTGAAGTGTGCCCGCTAGCCCTGCTCCCGCGACGCTGAGTCGAAGGCGATGCGCGAGCCTCGTGGCGACGATAGGGAATCTTGAGCTTCTTGACCCACGGCTCGAACGGCTTTCCCTGCTGGGCGACCCGAGGTGGCGTCGGCGGCATCGTTGGGATGGGCTTGCGCGCCCAATCGCGCAGCACGCCCAGACGGCTCAGTGTCGTCCTCGATGAAGGTCGTGCGGAAGGGGATCCGGCTCTCCAGCGCGCTCTCGCCGGTACCCGCTGGCAGAAGCCGTGGATGGTGAAGACAGCGAGGTCATCGAGCGACCGCATCGCCTCGTCGACGATGGCGCTGCCGGCGTCGCCCGTGACGTTCGCGCAGGACAGACAGGTCGTCGTTGCGGCTGGTGCGCGGCGGTGGCGACGCCCTCCACACCCGCTCCGCCTCGCGCAGCGTCTTGCGGATGCGCGTGACCAGCTCCTGCGTCGCCTTCTCGGTGAAGGTGGCGACGAGGATGCGCGCCAGTGACTCCACGCGCCGCTCGAGCAGGAAGGCGCAGGAGGAGACGCGTGATAGCAAAGGCTTCCCAAATCCCCGCGCTCGCCTCGACGAGGCGTGATCCCGGGATCGAAGCGCGACCTCGAGCGCACGGGAGGACGCTGGCGTCTGCTTGGTCATCCCTCGCCCTCCAGCATGGCGTGTCGCCACCCATCGAAGAGCCGCTCGGCCAATCGTTCGAAGTCGTCCCACCGCTCGACCATCGGGTCGATCCCGCGAAAGCAGAGCGCCACGTAGGCGTCCTGCGCATCGCCGCCTGACGAGTAGTCGGCGGGTTGCTCGTGATACGCCTTCGTCGCTTCGTCTCGCGGATCCACTGGTCGCGGCTGTGGCCGCGTCTTCTTCCCCCTTGCCCTTCCCCTTTCCCTGCTCGCCCGGCGGCTGCACGGAGGTCGACGCCCCCACGCGTAGCCCGCCACGGCAAAGAACGGGAGCGGGCGGCGCATCCCATCGCGCGCCGACTCGACCGGGGGCCAGCCGGGGCATAGCGTTAGGCACACCGGCCCGTACCGCAGCGACTTCACCTTGTCCCGCTCGCGCCACGAGGACGGTGGTGTCGGGGAGCGACGTATCCCCCTGCTCGCGCGCCGCCAGCATGGCGGTGCTCGACCCACGCGCGCAGGTAGTGGTCGGCCCCATCGACCCGGCACGCGCACCGCGAATCGCTGCGCACCGCGCACGCCATCGATGCGCGGTGAGCCGCCAGACATCACCTCGAGCGTGATGGGGATCGTCGCCGCCGACTCGTCGTTCGGCAGCTGTGCCAGCACCAGCGCGACGTCGCTCCACAGGTCGACATACCGCCCGCCCCAACTCGCGCAGCGGCAACGGGCCATCGGCGATCAACCGCCGCTCCTCCGCCGCATCGCGTCCCCGCCAGCGCCCCCGCCAGCATGCGCGCGCAGATCCCCCTGCTCCATGTAGTTTTGGCGCAAGGTCTGTTCGTCCGACGCCTCCTCGAGCTCGTGCCCAGGTAGGCACGAAGGGTGCGCGTGCGAAAAACTTCGTGACGGATTGGTCCAGCAGTCAGTCAGGTTCCGGAGTGTGAGCGCGAAGATCCCACACGCCCCGTCGTCCGGCGCCTCGACCTCCCCACCAAGAGCGGCTCCTCTCGTCGCGGCGGTTGCCAAGCGCCCGCGCCGCCCCCGCCTGCTCCCTCGAAGACCAGAAGAGCGCATCCTTCCCCGCCCCGAAGTACGCCGACGGGGCGGCTACAACGGATACCGCCGACCATCACTTTGCGCGCCGCATCCTCAGCACCGTTCTCCGCCCCCCATTTCTCCCACGTCCTCTGCGTTCTCCGCGGTCCCCCCTGCCCCCTCCGCCAGCCGCAAGCGTCGCCCGCCGCCCCACATGATCG
This region of Gemmatimonadota bacterium genomic DNA includes:
- a CDS encoding UvrD-helicase domain-containing protein, translated to MESLARILVATFTEKATQELVTRIRKTLREAERVWRASPPPRTSRNDDLSVLRERHGRRRQRHRRRGDAVAR